Part of the Streptomyces sp. NBC_00457 genome, CCGGACAGCGCGTGGGACGCGACGACGTTCCCGCCGATCAGCAGCGCGCCGGTGACGAGCAGTTTCACCATGGCCCGGCTCGGTCCCACGGCCACGCACAGCACCAGCACGACCACCGCGCCGACGCCCGCCGCCACCCACGTCACGCCCCAGGCGCCCGGCGGATCAGCGGTCAGCTCGTCGGCGAACAGCCGGGCGAAGACCAGCGTGCCGACGGGGCCGAGCAGGGCGAGGACCAGGGCGACATCCACGTAGGACGGGCGGTCGTAGGCCTGGGAGAGCAGGAGCAGGGCCGGGCAGGCGAACGCGGTGGCCAGGTTCTGCGCCACGACCGCGCGCCGCAGCGGTCCGGTGGCGACGCCCCAGAGGGTGGCTCCGACGCCGCCCGCGAGGACGACGGCCGCCGCCGGCATCCAGCCGTTCACCGTCCGGCCACCGCCCTGCGCGCGGCCCGCGCCGCGAGGGCGGCCACCGCCGCAGCGCCCGCGCCGACCGCGAGTTCCAGGGCGTCCACGGTGCTGACGAGGACCAGCCACAG contains:
- a CDS encoding MrpF/PhaF family protein, which translates into the protein MNGWMPAAAVVLAGGVGATLWGVATGPLRRAVVAQNLATAFACPALLLLSQAYDRPSYVDVALVLALLGPVGTLVFARLFADELTADPPGAWGVTWVAAGVGAVVVLVLCVAVGPSRAMVKLLVTGALLIGGNVVASHALSGGFGGVRRG